The Lutzomyia longipalpis isolate SR_M1_2022 chromosome 2, ASM2433408v1 DNA window GTCACAAATTACGTGAGGGAATAGGGGGTGGATTGGGGAAATTTCTTCCCACATACACACAGAATTTCCTTTACTCTGTCCCTGTGACCTTCAAAATATTCCTCttcttacaaagaaaaaaaaattcgcgaCATTTTGGAACCTCTTCATATTGCGTCTTGGGGGTGAGACAAAATGTGTTGTAAATCAGAGGAAAAACAAAGACTTTTCTATGTGGATTATGGATTAAGATGTATCCATTTTGATCAAAAAGCtttgtttgaatttcatttttctctcccATCAACAACTCTGGAAATTTCATCATAATCACGCTAAAATGGTAAAATTGATCACGACACcgtaatattttgtatttgctACACAcatccttttagctgtgattctttcttcaaagaagcacagcttctgtgtatactcaaaaatgcaaagtcgtcagatcgggctcaaacttgggatgagcacgaattagggtccccacattccaaaaaacgtatgcgccaaaaatctttccgtccggccgtccggccgtccgtccgtccgtccggccgtccggaaccttttgctaaattacaagagaacggtaatagatagagacttgcggtcaacggcaaagttcatatatcgggtggaagatatccgattatgaagtcaaatccaaccccccacccccgcgtccgccattttgaataactgtcaaattttgttttcgctatatctcagcccctattttagctagaggtctgaaattttgatatgttgtaggggccatcaagacctttccaacgatacctcatttttgaaaatctgtcaagccgtttagtcaatatggccgccacaatttttcatcgaaaatcgaccataactcgagaacggcttgaccgattttgatcaactcgggctcaaatgaaagatattaacgagccctacaactgctcggaacatcgcaagttcaaaaaatgaccgcaaatggcgctaaaatcgaaaacaaaattttcgatgagttttcgatgaatatctcgagcaccgctttatagagttgcttcatattttgatatgttataattggctataatatctttcatcatgccaaaaatgaagaaaatctatgtagccgttccggagatatcgcgttttaaagttaacatgtcatatcttgagttacataagtccaacgccccgcgaagcggggcgttttatatatacacatataaaagtaaagtaaaatatatataaatgcatagatatatacattatatatacatataaaaatgcaaagataaatattaaatatagcatggatggaacagtataaagcgaaagaacggtaagtaaaacttacgggctgtgattctttctttgtcagtgaaatgtgaaattgactgaaaattgaggatgggcaaattttgaggaaggatttctcgcgtaccgaatcacagccaacgcccacgattaaggcttttcacaaaatttctgagcgttggctgtgattcggtgcgcgagaaatccttcctcaaaatttgcccatcctcaattttcagtcaatttcacatttcactgacaaagaaagaatcacagcccgtaagttttacttaccgttctttcgctttatactgttccatccatgctatatttaatatttatctttgcatttttatatgtatatataatgtatatatctatgcatttatatatattttactttacttttatatgtgtatatataaaacgccccgcttcgcggggcgttggacttatgtaactcaagatatgacatgttaactttaaaacgcgatatctccggaacggctacatattttttatgctcaaCTGGCGTATGGTTGATGATCCCAATGCAAATATTAGAGGAAGAACTATATGGGGAGCTTTTGGATACAACCATTATTGTGTCAAGATAAGAGAATCACGACGCGGTTATTTTTTGATTATGTTTCTGGGCTGAAGAGAATTCTCGCGTGTAATCTGTACGACTCGTGCCCATTATTTACCATTGAGGATGGTTAAAAGCCATCTCCTCCGTAGGCTGTGAATCAGTTTTTGCGTAAAATTCTCAACTTGAAAATGTGCAGTGCTGCGGAGCTTAATATTACGGCggatgatttaaaattaatctgtCGTCGTCATTTAGTGCGTGAAACGTGCAACTATCGCAAATTCTACGTGAATTCGtgtgaattgaaaaaattggaTGATGGCCCAGCGGGATTCTTGGCGCATCACTACATCATGACGGTGGAGATTAGTGAGAAAGCTGTGGGCTATTGCGATGAGAAGAGatcaataaattcccaaaCAATCACATTCTTCGTCAAAGTCTTCCCTGAGAGTGTACAGGAGCAAGCTGAATATACGAATGAGATGAAGGCATTCCAGAAGGAGGTTGACCTGTATTCATTTCTCCTGCCTCGCCTTCAGGATATTGGGATTGGTTCAAAGGAATGGGGTGCACAGTCCTACCTGACGAAGGATGATAAAATTTTGGTCATTGAAAATCTCAAAGCTGATGGCTTTGAGATGGCTCTCACGCACACAGGGGTGTgcaattttgactttgaccaCCTTTCTGTGGGCTTGGATGTTGTGGCGCGTTTCCATGCATGTGGGATTGTCCTCGAGGATCGTAGCCACGTTCAACCGCCACAAATGTACCCGGATTGCTTCGAGGAGAACGCCTATCCCGACGTGGAGAATCACATTCGGATGCTGGGGCTGAAAAATGCCATCCACGCGCATTTGGAATTAATCAAGCGAATCCCCAAATATCAAGATAATCAAAAGTTAAATACAATCCTCACAGAATACCCGAAGGTTATCATGAAGATTGTTGACTTTGTCAAGCCGTCTGAGCAGTATAAGAACGTGGTGAGTCACGGGGATCTCTGGGCCAATAACATCATGTTCCAGTACGAAGAACGTGgcgaagagaagaaaattctcaagccCGTTGATGGGCGTCTTGTGGACTTTCAGCTCGTCCGCTATGCACCACCAGCTCTCGATGTGGTCACCCTTGTGTGCAATACAACGGACAGTGCCTTCCGCAAGGAAAAGCAGAGCATCCTTCTGGATGGCTACTACAAGAGCCTCACGAAGGAATTGGCGAGATTTGGCATTGTAGCTGAAGACATTATTTCCTGGGAGGACTTCTTGGAGAGCTGTGAGCATTACAAACTCGCAGGGTTAATTGAGAGTGTCCTCTTTGGGCATCTCACGCGACTCCCAACGGAAATTGCCAATGAACTCCTAACTTCTTCGGAGAAATTTGGGGATTTCATCAAATCCCACGCAAGGGATGAATATTGCATTCGTGCTTTTGAGACGGATTTCAATTATAGAACACGACTGACTGACTCCTTCTGCCAAATCATCGATAATTACatctttaataattaaatactacaattaattcttatatcataaagcaaataaatcaaattattcacTCCCAATACAGCAATGATTTCACCTCTTGATTGTTCACCCTCAACTCGGGGGATTTTTCTTAAGGGTTGTGCGATAATgttataaatcaatttgtttacgaatgttttattgcatttatttttatttcagttaaattagtcaatttttcaaattgttttagTGAAAGGaaatagagaaatttaattttaatttgaaaaaataaaagaatttaaaaagaaaaattatgagtttttaaattatttttgacagaattttGTTGAGAATCTTTTCTTTCTGTTTTTCTCACCTAAAATGGGTTTTTCCTTATTCCGTTTTTAAGTATTTGCATAGATTTCTGAGTATATAGCATCCTTCAAAGTCACCTACCATTGGCTTTGATGTATTTAGGTAATCCAAGTATTTTGTGTGGGAAAATCAACCATCTGTATCATCTACAATTGCCTATCTCTCTCTTGATAAAAACCAATTATACATCACAAAggatatattatgtatgttatCCTTTATTGATTTCCATGttgataataaatatttatataatgtCCTGGCAGAAGCTCTCAAATAGAGAGCTTCTTGTGGGTGGTTGTTTTGTTGTGAATGGTTGGTCGGATTAGCATATCAGGTGAATGGGATTCTAAGCGTAGAATCAGTGCTTGGAGATCTCTAAAATCCCACATTGAATTGATACTTTACAGCATTTTCTCAAGCACAACAAAGGATGGGTTTTAGGGACGTTTGGAAGGAGTACATGAAGAATTCCTCTCTGCATGGAGCTAAATTTATCGTGGACGAGAAGTATCAGTACTCGGAAAAGTATTGAAAATTCTAGTCTCAATTTCCCACTCATGCCTGACccattattttgcattttagatttttctggGTTGTTTGTGTACTCATCTCCTGGATGGCATCCGTTCTTCTCATGCAGGCGTCTCTCggtataaatatatattttttttatatgaatttcctctaaagaatttaaaatctcCCTTTTCAACACatttaaagagatttattaatttccctAGATGCTTTTCAAAACAACGCCATTAGCTTTGTCGTGGAGACATCCTTTCTCGATTGgaaaacacattttccatcaattgCAATTTGTGAGGTGAAAAATTTGGATGGTGTTCAAGAAATTTCAGAGcggtaaatatttttattttggagCTAAATCTCCGCCTAAATGCCAGCAATTTCttagagaaaatattgaaaaataaactgaaaaaaatctccgcgtgaaactttctaggctcTGGGGTGTTGATCATGATTTCACTTTGGAGGAAGTTCTCAGTGAATTAGCATACTTTCGCGGTGAATCCTATCACACAGTGCATGAATGCGGTGGCACGGATCCCATTGAGGGTTGCCTCTTCTCCAACTACAGCCAATATGCCCAACTTGTGAGGAGCAATTGCAAAAAGACTCTCAAAGAATGCCAATGGAATgcagagaagaaatttaattgttgCGATTACTTCTTCCCAATGGACACAGAACTTGGCACATGCTACACCGTAAACTCCATTCAAACAGagttagagaattttctttaatttaactaTTTTTCCATTAACTTTTCgcatttaaaagtaaattgatttttcccctttttatttgaaaaggaatccgaagaaaataaaaatgccaATGATATCGGATAAGTATACAGGACCGGGAAAATTAACAATGGAAATTCTAACAGAGGCTAATGTAAgattttttggaattattttattggaaaattgagaagtttttgctgaagaaacttttttattagatCTACATTCTCGGTGAGGAAGATGTACCACATTTGGTGGCACCTAAATCAGAAATGCTGTCCGTTACACCATTTATATCATATTAGTGAGTAATTTATTAAgaagaatatattttgttgtttatttttctaacgtttaatacTCATAAAAATTGCTAATACTACATTAGTTctattttttcctaaaatttcaagtttttttttacagtgtgtaacattttacaataatttctaacgtttgacggtTTTCTTCAAGTGTTTGACGTTACTTTTATACCGTTTGATgagtttttttaaacgttttatgctatttttctaacgtttgatactttttctaaatatttgacatttttatgcGTTTAATAATCTTTgctttcttaagatttttttaaatgcattttagcctagaactttttttgaccTGATGAGTGAAACAAAACTAAAATTCCAGATTTCCCTCACAAACCCTCTGgtaaataaacacaaaaaactaAAGGATATTATGTCAAAATCAatgtaaaatggaaattatttatttaatccacGTAAAAATTGGAagttaaaatcataaaattatagaATTAGTTCTCTTTCTTGTGATTGTCttagcaaaatatttaatagagaTTTTCCAAATGTCCttataaatcctttttttctctcttctttacAGTCGAGTGATTGCAATGAAGAACATTGAGAATGATCCAGAGACGAGAGATGTGAATGTGGCTCAGAGAAGCTGTCGATATCCCGATGAGAATATTCTGGATGTTCATAAATTCTACAGCTACAGTGCGTGTTCTGTTCAGTGTCGAAAGGATGCCCAGCTTAAGATTTGCAACTGCACCAGTCACCTAATGCCACACACACGTAAGGATTTATGCTGAACTAATTGAAAATCCTCTCAGAATTTgttgaacattttttaaagattttctcttcattttctttttacttccAAAATAGCCACCAATTTACATTGCAACATAAGTGGGTTGAATTGTTTGAATGAGCATTATGAGGAATTATCGGTTGTCATCCCCAAATGGTCATCACACGGACGGAAGGGGGTTGTGTGTGATTGTTTGCCATCATGTACGGAAATTGATGTGTCCATCGTGCACGACTCAAAGGACAAGTAAGTTATCTGCTGACTCTCTATTCTTCATCACGCATCATCACTGTCTTTAATGGctttatttattcttcctcttatttatttaataaagagGAATCATGAGTGATGCAAAGGGCAATCGTCTGGCCATAGCACAGGTTGAGATTGAACTTTCAGCCCTTCCAACAGAGCGCTACAAGAGGAACGTAGTACGTGGACGATTGGATTTAGTGGGTGAGTTTCcttagaaaaaattttaattattttttttctgtgagaatttcacaattttggtTAAACTGTGAAGCTATTTTCCATTGGCCTCTTCTATACACGATAAAACCTGCGCACCATTTGACGCGTTTTACATATTCTTCGCGATTTATGCTTAGTATTCTTTTATCTCGACGTTGTGTATATACGAAAATACTTTATCAAGGCGGGCAGAGAGTCAATGTTCAGCAGTTTTGTCGGCGACACCGGCTAAATCAAATCgagtatttttttcattgtaaagaagaaagtgaagaagaaaaatgtttttccttctAACGCTTGTGAGTGGAATTGTTATTGCAATCTACGTGTATTTTACGTGGCATTTTGATCATTGGGCCAAGAAGGGCATTCCCGGGCCCAATGCGAGATTCTTCTTTGGAAACTTCCCAAGTAATGTGACTCAGAGTCGAAATATGGTGTATGATGCTCATGATATTTATCAGTgagtatttttatttccaatcTGGGTTTTATCAGCAGAAAaattagaacacaaaaatacttTCAGGTTGTATCGAGGTAAATTTAACTTTGTTGGCTTCTACCACATGCGAGCTCCAGGTTTGATGGCGCTAAATCCCGAGACGGTTAAAGAGATACTTATCAAGAAGTTTAGGAACTTTCATGATAATGAATTTGCCGATATGGGCGATAAGGAGGTGGATAAGATGTTCAGTAGGAATCCATTTATGCTCCAAGGTGATGAATGGAAGGAAAAACGAGCAGAGATTACACCTGCCTTTACCCCTGCTAGGGTGAGATAAATAATTCCTTAGAGGGAGCTTAAAGATCCTTCATACTGgcatttattcttaattttttaattctctcaaATTCTCATTCAGATTAAAACTATGTTCCCAGTTATTGAAGATGTCTGCCAGCGGATGAATACATATGTGCAAGCAAACAATAAGGATGCAATTGAAGTAC harbors:
- the LOC129789049 gene encoding uncharacterized protein LOC129789049, which gives rise to MCSAAELNITADDLKLICRRHLVRETCNYRKFYVNSCELKKLDDGPAGFLAHHYIMTVEISEKAVGYCDEKRSINSQTITFFVKVFPESVQEQAEYTNEMKAFQKEVDLYSFLLPRLQDIGIGSKEWGAQSYLTKDDKILVIENLKADGFEMALTHTGVCNFDFDHLSVGLDVVARFHACGIVLEDRSHVQPPQMYPDCFEENAYPDVENHIRMLGLKNAIHAHLELIKRIPKYQDNQKLNTILTEYPKVIMKIVDFVKPSEQYKNVVSHGDLWANNIMFQYEERGEEKKILKPVDGRLVDFQLVRYAPPALDVVTLVCNTTDSAFRKEKQSILLDGYYKSLTKELARFGIVAEDIISWEDFLESCEHYKLAGLIESVLFGHLTRLPTEIANELLTSSEKFGDFIKSHARDEYCIRAFETDFNYRTRLTDSFCQIIDNYIFNN
- the LOC129789047 gene encoding sodium channel protein Nach translates to MGFRDVWKEYMKNSSLHGAKFIVDEKYQYSEKFFWVVCVLISWMASVLLMQASLDAFQNNAISFVVETSFLDWKTHFPSIAICEVKNLDGVQEISERLWGVDHDFTLEEVLSELAYFRGESYHTVHECGGTDPIEGCLFSNYSQYAQLVRSNCKKTLKECQWNAEKKFNCCDYFFPMDTELGTCYTVNSIQTENPKKIKMPMISDKYTGPGKLTMEILTEANIYILGEEDVPHLVAPKSEMLSVTPFISYYRVIAMKNIENDPETRDVNVAQRSCRYPDENILDVHKFYSYSACSVQCRKDAQLKICNCTSHLMPHTPTNLHCNISGLNCLNEHYEELSVVIPKWSSHGRKGVVCDCLPSCTEIDVSIVHDSKDKGIMSDAKGNRLAIAQVEIELSALPTERYKRNVVRGRLDLVVSMGGTTGLFVGASLLSFVEILYYFTIRPYGNYLMGKKQEK